The following proteins are encoded in a genomic region of Myxococcus virescens:
- a CDS encoding isochorismatase family protein, which yields MPTFRLKQDQAALLVVDIQERLCAAMDRDALDRMLSRTTAAIEGARALGLPILLTEQYPQGLGPTHSLLRMRVLKDVKAVEKLEFSAAVPDVLASLGGRTQVLVAGMETHICVFQTVRDLAERGLSPFLLTDAVLSRAQEDRQVGLQLCRDAGAHVVTVEAALFDLLGRAGTPEFKQVSAAVR from the coding sequence ATGCCCACCTTCCGCCTCAAGCAGGACCAGGCCGCGTTGCTCGTCGTGGACATCCAGGAGCGACTGTGCGCCGCCATGGACCGGGACGCGCTGGACCGGATGCTCAGCCGCACCACCGCCGCCATCGAGGGCGCTCGCGCGCTGGGGCTCCCCATCCTCCTCACCGAGCAGTACCCCCAGGGCCTGGGGCCCACGCATTCGCTGCTGCGGATGCGGGTGCTGAAGGACGTCAAGGCGGTGGAGAAGCTGGAGTTCAGCGCCGCCGTGCCAGACGTGCTGGCCTCGCTCGGCGGGCGCACGCAGGTGCTGGTGGCGGGCATGGAGACGCACATCTGCGTCTTCCAGACGGTGCGCGACCTGGCCGAACGCGGCCTGTCCCCGTTCCTGCTCACGGACGCCGTGCTGTCCCGCGCGCAGGAGGACCGGCAGGTGGGCCTCCAGTTGTGCCGTGACGCGGGCGCGCACGTCGTCACGGTGGAGGCCGCGCTGTTCGACCTGCTCGGGCGCGCCGGCACGCCCGAGTTCAAGCAGGTCTCCGCAGCGGTCCGCTGA